tcctgaaaatataccaaaatttcgtctttgatatataatttagtatttttgcggtatattaatttggtatatttatagttttactTTATAGATATGTCCAAATgaaacatttggtatatattttagtatttttgtggtatattaacttGGTATACTTTATGAATactaccgcactgttttgatCGTGGTATTtcagagtcgagcacactcgaccgTAGCTTTCAtacatgttttatttttatgccaGATAGCGCATAAATTCATAATGTCAAAATGGATGCCACTGGCAGCGCGACAAAGGCGCGACGAAATTTaacacataaatttataatttatattcgCAGTTTTCTACTGAATACATTGGGTTAAAATGAGTGACAGACAACGAGCGAAACAAGTTTTACTCTAAGATTTTCCAGTTGGTTTCTTGCTAAGTAGAGTTGACAACTTAGCACAGCTCAATTATTATAATCAATTTCGGAAATTACAGCTACATTTATGAcatattcatatgtatatgtatatatatatatacatatacatatatgtttatcGTACAAACGACGCAGACTCGTTGTGTGTCAATTGTGGGCACTTGAAACACATTTTGCAACAGACGCTTGGAGCATTTTTATGGCAGGCAAAACATGTATTTTAGAGTGCTGTGTACATGTTGaaaattaaacacattttttgcatatacaacatataaataaataacatactATTGAACCCCCAAGCCCCAAACCCTGAGCCATAACTTTTACCCTCCCAGTTTGTGGTGGAACATggaaattaaatcaattatttatgcattcatTTTGTAGCTctttatattgatttaattgccacagcacagcacagcacagcatcTGCATTCTCTGTGCTGGGTGTgagtaattaataaataatttttacttGTATGTATTCCCTGACAGATTGCTGTTTGCCCACCAGTTTGTCTTTTGGGACTTGATTATGATGTCCTTTAAATGAATGGCTTTTGGGCATCGATCAGACGTCCTCACCCTTCTCTCTGCTACTTGACTACTTTAGCTTCAATGGagtctttaaatattatgttcAGGATATGGTTTGGACACATTTAATAATTCGTGCGGCAGTACATTTATGAATAATTGTTTCATTAAGATGTAAGATGATTTATATTTGCAGTAAAACTATAGTAAAggtttaaattcaataataaactttGAGCTTGTgcgaaaatataattatgcacagagtaattttatttcaactcAGACTTATATTCACCAAAAGTCACATAGTTACGTTTTGAACTCCGCTTTGAATAGAACATTTACctgcaaagagaaaaaacataattttaatacttcagtatcatttaatatttcaattaaaattgtaactGTTGGTTCTGACTGTAATATTCCTTTTTCTGCTTGTGCTTCAAGAATCATGCGAATTGTTTATAAACATCACGTTCTATGCAAAGTGTCAACTCATATTGGTCCAATCATAGAACACACAATGCCAGACCCAAATAAAGTCTCATGTGTTACGTTACATATGGCTTAAAAGCGTATCgttcattttcaaatattcatttgttgcgccaaaccaaaaaaacaaaacaaaaaaaaaaacgtaagtGAAAAAGGCAAAATACGAAAACAGAAGTTTAAAAGCGAAACGACGACACAGCTGCCAGAAAAACAAAGATGGCAAAGCCAATGGACTAAAGGAGAACGGTGGGAGAGGGTGTGGGAAAAGTCGCGCACAGAGGAggccataaataaacaacaggTATAAAACGGACTTAAGAACGTAAAAGCAGCGCGCGactataaaaatgcaattttcccTGCCCTCTCATTGCCCTTTGCCAAAGGTAGtgaagtgtgtgtatgtgtgtgttggtgtatcaaataaatatatgtacaacAGCATAAAAGCTGCTTTAGCCAGGTAACAAATGtttatgcaatttgtttaaaggCCAGGCGAGAAAATAGTAATATATGACCATGGACCGAGAGTGAAAATTTGCACTAAACGCGCTACAAAGCGCAGCCCATCCCACCTATAGGTGAGTTTTCTGCAATTTTcttatgagtgtgtgtgtgtgtacttcgCCCTTTTTCTGCCACCTTTTAACAGTTTTTTGGACAAAGGCTGGGCGCGCAAATTGCAGCAGTTTGCCTCCTCCCCAAGGCACAAAAGagcaaaccaacaaaataaagaatgaaagaagcaaaaaagacagagagcgagcgagtgagaaaaagaatgaaaatataGAGCAAGTGCAAACAATTGCCGACTGTCGTCGTTGCAGTCGTCCTTCTGCTCCTTCCGCTCCTTCTGCTTTCATGCCATGCCATTTCAATTCTTATTGCCATCTCAGAGCGAGCAATGCAAAAATGTGTAccaaactgaaattgaaaggCAGCTCGTGTGGGCGTGGCCCGCATGGCTCTTTGCCACTGCCATTTTATTGCCGACTTTTGGGCGTGAATGAGTGAGAGCATTGAGAAACTGCCAGCTGCCTGCTGCCATTTTGCCATTTACCAGCAAACCAGGCTACTTCAACTCTTACAGAAGAATTATGCGTGCCACCAAAGAGGAGGCCAGTTCACCCACCAATTCTGACAACAAACATCTTAGAGCTTCTAACAAGTCACCGAAGAGCAATGTATCAAGTGCCAAAAGCTAAACATTCACATATTTGTTGAATCCCGAGTCCAGCATacttttatgttaatttaaaatcgaaacTTGAACTATcgaataaattacaatttagtacttgagcaacaacaaactttCAAACTATCAACAGCAGGCAGAGCCAAAAAGCTGATTTTTGTTCAAAAGTTCATACTTGATTTGTGTAAtcagtatttatttcaatgattcATTGAAATTTCGTCGTACaatacttttcaaattttaataatatcaaaCATACcagaaaaaattgtatatattgttAATTGTGCATACTATATAGAATATTaaacattatattttaaaataaaattaattgaaatggtTGTCAAAATAACAATGAAAGTATCTGtctaaattttttaaagtttattgggcctaaaaaattttaaagtgtaatacaaatttaaattatatttaaattaaatttagatttactttgtatacaatattattcTAAACATGAACAGTCTAATTCCAgtcaattttattgataaagaTTTTCCCATGAGCCATTAACGTTAAAAAAAACgtgcaaaattttatttagagCATTTAATTAACTCATCATTTAATTAACTAACATCACAAGTTGAAAAGATCAGAAATCATTTGTGATTATTCTTCAGTTCACagtataaaaaagaaactaagaATGGGACTTCCCCTaaattttttaacaaattaatctCTGACTTGTTTATTACAAACGAAAAGTGACTGTTTTTATataaacgaaaacgaaattatTTGCCACGACTGCATGCGACCTGTTCACATCTGTGttcaaataataacaataaaacatattttacataaattcattcatttatattcTCTCTTAACAATTAGAGGTTTCTAATtccaatttaataattttaatacaatgAAGATTCcgaatttttaatatatagatgtatgttagacatatgtatgtatgttatatgtacataattcGTCACTGAACAACTTAATAGACTTAATTTCTTTCAAAGTGAACTGGTCCAAGTATACTGATATAAAAATTCCGttgtatgtatacatatgtatgtacatatatagaaattaataaCTGATACTGGGAGCTCGGAAATTATTCGACGAATATGAAGGGTCTCGAGCGTTAGTTAAGATCGCATTAGACCTCGTACACAAAACCCAATATTAGATGGATTCAGTTTTAAATTGGAGCTGAGCGTTTAAAGTTCGCAAATTTGTAatccaaaatgaaaatatttgtatcagttttacttattatatttaattcgGGGATTATACATTCAAATAACGAATTTGATTTCACTACGGAAAGCAGCCAAGTAAAAAACATTGTGAGTTCACAATTTAAGTGTCTTGTATTTTATCGAGTGTCaccttaatttatttttctttagaCCTATTCAATTATCAAGGACAACGAAGAAAAGTGCTACGCATATTGTTTTAACATTGTACAACCAGTCTTAGAACATACAGTTCATATACAAGTGAAGGACAAACAAATTAAGAAACAAGCTATTACTATAAAAGAGTATGAGAAACAGATAGCGGATCTCAAAATAAAGGTGGCAATATTCGAAGAGACTATCAAAAATAAAGATCAACAGATTGTAATTTGTGATAAATCTAAAAATGAAAGTCTTGAGAAAAGTAACATTATTGCAGACAAGGACGAACTTCTCTCGAGTAAAAACgagaaaataattgaatataaaataaaactcgGGAATTGTCAGCCCCAAATTGTATTGGTAAATTAACTGATATTTATGAGATAAAAGTGCCTGGAATCGATGCATTTTCTGTGCCATGTGACTCGCGTTTAGCTGGCTCTGGATGGACTGTGATTCAAAGACGTATGGATGGATCTGTAGATTTTAATCGCAATTGGACAGATTATCGCCAAGGATTTGGTGATCTGCGTGGAGAATTTTTCATTGGACTCGATAAACTGCATCTAATAACTAAATCGCAAACGCACGAGTTGTACATTTACCTTAAAGACTTTGACGACTAGGAGCGATATGCCCGATATGATAATTTTTACATAGGTGACGAGGACgagttttataaaattaaatccaTTAGCAGTTACTCTGGTAATGCTGGCGATGCCCTGAACTTTCACAAAAACGCGAAATTCTCGACATCAGATCGGGATAACGACGACGATTCAAGACATTGTGGGCAAACGTTCAAGTCTGGTTGGTGGTTTTTTCACTGTTACATgtggtaaatatttgtaatatcaGTTTAATATCATTACTAATTGTTTGGTACTTTTCGATTACCCTTACAGCAATTTGAATGGTTTATATAGCAATTCACCGAAAGTAGATTCTGGTGTTGAATGGAGACAATGGCATTATAATTCTCTTAAATTTGTACAAATGATGATTAGGccgaaataaaagaaaattaatagaCTAAAACGAAAATTGCTAAGCggaaatgtaataaaaatcaataaatacttGTCAaagttttcttaaaatatcAACATCAAAATTAGCTAAACATTTAATCGATTACAAAAAGTAATATCAGTACAGAGGAAACAGAAGCTGTGGTGAgtcaacaaattaatttatcgGCAGTTACACTGGTCTTAAAACTATTGTTGGCTTTAAGACAACTTTGGAGCGTGCCTCTTGCTATCTAGGAAAACgttctctgcctctgcctttCTTTTTCCCAATCATGTAGGTAGGCAGTCTGTTTGGCTTTTGGCCAGGCGTTGAATACGCGTTGCCCTTTATCTGCCTTGCATATCAAATGGCTTGCTGACGACAGGCgtgcacaacagcaacaaaaagtagaagaagaagtggaagtggaaggaGGTGAAGATGGAGGTGGACACTTTATGGCATTTCTTTTGCAACATCTTGATAATGACCAGTGACCTCAATACGAGGAGCAACACATGCGCGTCGTCTAACACACTTTCACTTCCTGCCTGCGTGCCTGCCTGCTCGCCTGGCCTGGCGAGACTTCTTTAGTTACAGCTCCTGCCACCTCCTGTGGCACCTTCACCAGCTCCTTCTCCACTGTAAAATATTCTCTTGGCAACACTTTCGCTCATgtcgcttctctctctctctctgcccaGTTTGGtgagttttgcttttaatgcaCATTTTTCACACTAAACACTTGCATAAATCATGAGCCATGCGCTCAACTTTTGCTCAAGGCTAAGTCCCAACGCCTGCAGATTTCCTGGCATCCGTCTCAACAACATTcccatcgccatcgtcatctctttctctgtctctttggTTCCACTGACTGCCCGTAATGTCACCTGCACATTGAGGACATGGCTTGGCTTGGCAGGCCGACTTTGCgttttatgcaaaatgcaacaaataataatacataatgCAGCTTCGTGCACATGCGActacgactgcgactgcagctgctgcagcaggaCACTTGTCCTGATTATGGCTTTCCCACTGTGTAAAGTGTCGACCAAAGCAGCaaccaccaccagcaacaacaacaacagcagcagcaataacaacgcCAGGATACACAGCCGTTGGTCCTTGGTGGTGGCTCTGACAGCCACAACACAACGAAGCAGAgcacagcagctgttgcaacGCTGCAAcgtttgctgcagttgcagatgcattgcatttgctttccttccttctctctccctcgcttTTAGTACCACTTTCCCTGTCTGAACCTCTATGCCAGCCTCCAtctcttttcattttccacTGTCAGACTGTCTGTTTATGCTGGCAAACATTTGTTTAGACTGTGAGAAAAAGGGGGTAAAATGCcgcttggcattaaaattcaTGTCGAGGCTGAGACATTAAATTTGGTCATGGATtttgtcatcatcatctctCGGCTTTTGGCTTTCGTCTTTCAGTTGTTTCTCCCCTAATGACTGTTGATAAACTCGATGTGTTtatcattatatttatgcgaacattttgttgttaattaacTCATAATTTATGCGACTGCATCAACTTTATGGTATAAATCTTTACGTACATAGATATCGCATTATATTCCAGCAATGGGCTCTTTAAATGTCAGATATATACGTTAGTCTAAAGCCTGTCAACTcatgaaaatgaatatattgattaaaagtttatttttcgaataattcataataaaaaagcatttctccttttgtaaatttttaatatataatataaagttattgcctttcaatttttgtcgtataatattacaatcattattgtataaaacaaataaatattatataataatttatttctttacttaAGTAATCCTAttgctatatatataaatattttaacaattcttattaacattaatttaaataatctcACAAAAATCATATAAACTTGACgatattaaattatgttttattattggtaaataatgaaaaagttatgtgaatcatttatttaatacatatattaaaacttCGTAATCAGCTTTAATAGATCAACGAaatcaaaatgtatatttttcgtatttccGTTAATCGATAGCTGTTAAAGTTTGTgcttaaatagaaattaatatgAAACTATCATCATCGCATGTTGACAGCCCCTAAGAGAGACTTAAGCCTTCACGAAAAGAAAATCTAATTAGTTGGAATGTTAGGCAAACACATTCTGTGCTTTGCCTGAGCCGAGTTTTTGTGCTTGAACAGTAAAAATAATGGCCAAACAGCTGGCAGCTGTCGTGTTAGCTCCTCTCTCTCCCCGTTGTTTCGGGTAAGCACTTAAAACTTTAATTAGCCACCCTCAGgcaagcaacacaaaaaaaataccaaccATGTTTAACAACAGAGTCAGGTCTTGTGTCGAGCTTTTGTACATACTGTGAAGTACTTTCATACGATTACAAGGAAGCTTCTTCGCCGATGGAGGCCAGAACAGAGGTGAGTTGGATACACACTGATATAATTAGCGGCATTAGCCattaagtaattttaaaaattaatcacCAGCCAGACTGGCAGCTATTCACATTGTATTGTAGTGCCAATTATTGGCCAAATCAACAGTAGACAAGGAGATAGAGAAGTAGCCGAAGTAGAGAGCACGAGAGGAAGAAAGGAAGAGGAAGCGTACTGCTAACCCAATTAGCACTTAACACATGGCAGCGGCAGTCTAGGTaaataaatggcaaacaacGGCTCAATTGATGGTTAGAGCACGTGTCTCGTAGCTACGATGTTACgttaaatgttttttcttcttttttttttttgtttctgacAAAGCCAACCCCACAGCCCCaaatctttctctctctctccctcagTTCGTTTGAGGCAGAGCGACTTTCAATTTCCAGGCAAGCAGCCAGCCAAAAAGGCAATCGTCAGCGAAA
This DNA window, taken from Drosophila nasuta strain 15112-1781.00 chromosome 2L, ASM2355853v1, whole genome shotgun sequence, encodes the following:
- the LOC132793665 gene encoding LOW QUALITY PROTEIN: fibrinogen-like protein 1 (The sequence of the model RefSeq protein was modified relative to this genomic sequence to represent the inferred CDS: substituted 1 base at 1 genomic stop codon), producing the protein MDGSVDFNRNWTDYRQGFGDLRGEFFIGLDKLHLITKSQTHELYIYLKDFDDXERYARYDNFYIGDEDEFYKIKSISSYSGNAGDALNFHKNAKFSTSDRDNDDDSRHCGQTFKSGWWFFHCYMCNLNGLYSNSPKVDSGVEWRQWHYNSLKFVQMMIRPK